Proteins encoded within one genomic window of Bos indicus x Bos taurus breed Angus x Brahman F1 hybrid chromosome 18, Bos_hybrid_MaternalHap_v2.0, whole genome shotgun sequence:
- the ZNF444 gene encoding zinc finger protein 444 yields MEALGLGPVKQERGAAEGLTADSPWHRFRHFHLGDAPGPREALGLLRALCRAWLRPEVRTKEQMLELLVLEQFLSALPTEVQAWVCSRRPQSGEEAVALLEELWGPATRAPQDTTGGSGVGVEEEAGGATRSGDAAPRPEEPATADAQAARPYKQEPGSPLPAPPDPPAPGLPAFLAAPATASCPDCGKASLKPAHLLRHRQSHSGEKPHACPECGKAFRRKEHLRRHRGTHPGGPGPALRPLPAREKPHACCECGKTFYWREHLVRHRKTHSGARPFACWQCGKGFGRREHVLRHQRTHGRAGGAAPGPEGAAPFPPWPLG; encoded by the exons ATGGAGGCGCTGGGCCTGGGCCCCGTGAAGCAGGAGCGAGGCGCCGCTGAGGGCCTGACCGCCGACTCGCCGTGGCACCGCTTCCGCCACTTCCACCTGGGCGACGCCCCGGGGCCCCGCGAGGCGCTGGGGTTGCTGCGTGCGCTCTGCCGGGCCTGGCTGCGGCCCGAGGTGCGCACCAAGGAGCAGATGCTGGAGCTGCTGGTGCTCGAGCAGTTTCTGAGCGCGCTGCCCACCGAGGTGCAGGCCTGGGTGTGCAGCCGCCGGCCACAGAGCGGCGAGGAGGCCGTGGCGCTGCTGGAGGAGCTGTGG GGACCAGCGACGAGGGCGCCTCAGGATACGACCGGAGGCTCTGGGGTCGGCGTGGAAGAGGAAGCCGGTGGGGCGACGCGCTCAG GAGATGCGGCCCCCAGACCTGAGGAACCGGCGACGGCGGACGCCCAGGCCGCGCGCCCCTACAAGCAGGAGCCGGGCAGCCCCCTGCCGGCGCCGCCAGACCCGCCGGCGCCCGGCCTGCCCGCCTTCCTGGCGGCCCCGGCCACCGCGTCCTGCCCCGACTGCGGCAAGGCCTCTCTGAAGCCTGCGCACCTGCTGCGCCACCGGCAGAGCCACTCGGGCGAGAAGCCGCACGCCTGCCCCGAGTGCGGCAAGGCCTTCCGGCGCAAGGAGCACCTGCGACGCCACCGCGGCACACACCCTGGCGGCCCGGGCCCGGCCCTGCGCCCGCTGCCCGCGCGCGAGAAGCCGCACGCCTGCTGCGAGTGCGGCAAGACCTTCTACTGGCGCGAGCACTTGGTGCGCCACCGCAAGACGCATTCGGGCGCCCGGCCCTTCGCGTGCTGGCAGTGCGGCAAGGGCTTCGGGCGCCGCGAGCACGTGCTCCGCCACCAGCGCACCCACGGGCGCGCGGGCGGGGCGGCCCCGGGCCCCGAGGGCGCCGCGCCCTTCCCGCCCTGGCCCCTGGGGTAG